GAACCATGTCTGAACCCCCTGGGTACCATGGCTGAGCCCCTGGGCACCATGGTGAGCCCCCTGGTCACCACAGCTGAACCCCCTGGGTACCACAGCTGAACCCCCTGGGCACCATGGCTGAGCCCACTGGGCAccacagctgagccctgggcacCACGGCTGAGCCCTGGGCACCATGGCTGAGCCCTGGGCACCACAGCTGAACCCCCTGGGCACCATggctgagccccctgggcaccATGGCTGAGCCCACTGGGCAccacagctgagccctgggcaccatggctgagccccctgggcaccatggctgagccctgggcaccacagctgagccccctgggcaccACAGCTGAACCCCCTGGGCACCATGGCTGAACCCCCTGGGCACCATggctgagccccctgggcaccACAGCTGAAGCCCCTGGGCACCACAGCTGAGCCCCCTGGTCACCACagctgagccccctgggcaccacagctgagccccctgggcaccACAGCTGAGCcctctgggcagggaggaggaggccGAGGGCACCTGAGTTGTGTCCCAGGGTGGCcgaaggagcagagcagggattgtccccctgtgctgggcactgtgaggcccctccagtgctgtgtccaatGGAGCACATCCAGAGCTAGGAACACatctggggaaggggctggagcattgATTGAAAAGGTCTCCAAGACCTTCAGGTCCAACCTCTGCCTGACCCTCTCCCATGCCAGGTTTtctgctcccttccccagcccactCCCCCAAAGCGTTTTGGGTTGCTTTGTTCCACAGAGCTCTGATTTTTCTGGTTAACCTCACCGCAAAATGTTTTGATATTTAGATTACAAACGCTCCAATTAATCAGTTTTAAcacaatttccctttttttttttttgttgatcAGAACCAACAATTTGGCacttaagggtttttttttgacaaTGTGGTAATAACTCCTCAGAACAGATTTTTAACTGCACTTACAGCAACTCTGGAGCatttcagctcccagcactggtcTCTTTCCCAACCTTTACCACAGCTGCACAATCTGCATCTGTCAACATCCACTGTTGACTCAACCATGACCCGGGGGAAAGTGAACTGTAAAAATCTGCAAAACTTGAAATTTTGTCCTTTATCAGGATGTCGTTACATCAACTCCTTGTTTGCATTTAACAAACATTTCTTTGCAAtataatttctctttaaattatcaatttaatttttacctTAACTTTGGAGGCTAATTTGAATTTTATAGCTCATCCCAGGCCAAATTCAAAGCTCATTTAGTAAAGACGTTGTTCAACATACTTGGCAAGCAACTAGATCTGAATGACTCTGCCCCTATTTATAAATTTAATATTAACTAGATTGTCATTATTTTACTTCTAGATAATGGATTTCCCAGGTCTAGGTGCAAGTAGAGTCTTTATGAGCATTGTGGGAATGAGCCTCTTTATTTTATCTAAAATATAACCATGTTTTCAGCTTTTTCAGACTATTATCTCCTGGTTTCCTCTGCTGAGATGGGGTGAAAGGCAAAATCTGGGTGTCAGTTTAAATCCTTAATCTGAATTTTCCTTAACAGCCATAACCACTAATAGCAAAGGGAGTGTTCACATGGGCAGAATGGTAATGAGGCAAATCTGTTCCAGGAAATATTTGCTACGGAATTTTCAATGTATATTTATAAGGGTGCATAAGCAGAAGAAGATAGAGGGGATAATGGAAAAAATTTCTCCCTGAGAGGAAGGCCCTGGTatagggtgcccagagaagctgggatCCCTGaaggtgtccaaggccaggctggacagggcttggagcgccctgggacagtggaaggtgtccctgccatggcaggggtgggatgagatgagctttgaggtGCCTCCAATCCAACCCAACCCTTTCCTGGATTCCAGGGCTCTATGAAAACAAATGGTGAAAGTGATGTCAAACTCTGTGAATTCTCATCTTAAAGATGAGCTTTGAGGTGCCTCCAATCCAACCTTATACCTGgatcccagggctctgtgaaAACAAACTGTGAAACTGATGTAAAACCCACCTGAATTCTCATCTtaaagatgagctttaaggtacctccaatccaatccaatccaatccaatccaatccaatccaatccaatccaatccaatccaatccctTCCAGGATCCCAGAACTCTGTGAAAACAAACGGTGAAAGCGATGTCAGCCCCTGTGAATTCTCTGGCAGGGATCCGTGTTCCTGGCGAGCCGTCCTGGGCCTGCACAACCTGCACAAGCACAGCCGGCACACGGCCAGGAGGAGGATCAGGAGGATCATCATGCACTCGGAGTTCAAGAGGGAAACCTTCGAGAACGACGTGGCCGTGTTCGAGCTGAGGTCGGCCGTGCGCTACAGCCTCTTCATCCAGCCCGTGTGCCTGGCCCCGGCTGCCCTggtgcagcccctggagaaCAGCTCCGACTGCTACATCAGCGGCTGGGGACGCACCAGCGAGAAGGGTACGGGGCTCTGCCACTGCTGGGACCCTCCTGTTCCCATCCTCACCCGCTCCAGCTCCCCGGGTTTATAAACTCTCCTTGCACTTGGGTCCTAGAGGCCTTTCCCGACCTTGTACCAAACTGAAAGAGGACAGGTTCAGATTAGATattggaaagaaattcttccctgtcggggtggtgaggccctggcacagatttgcCAGTGcaccctggaagtgtccagggtcaggctggatggggcttggagtaacctgggatagtggaagtgtccctgcccatggcagtgcattggaactggatgatctttaaggtttctcccaacccaaaccattctgtgattctaactGGATTTGCTCAGGTTATGGTCTCCCCACACGATGTCATTTAACTCTGCAGTGCTCTCAGGGGTTTTCCATCACAAGCAGGTTAGACCCACACAGCTGTAACCACAGGAATAGATTTTCCCAGCCTTTCTTCCAAGTAtaacatgaaaaaaaggaaaataaactcaCCCCATTCGTGGTGCAGGTCAACGTGGGCTGCTGGAAACAGCTATTATATTGAAAAGCAACAATTCTGATGCCACACGTTGAGAACTGAGGGGTTCCCATGGGATTTATGAATGACTACACCCCCTCCAATTCTCTCTTTACTCCCAGTGGGCACAAATTCAATGCCAGCTGGTGtgtgggagttttggggtcagCTGAGATTGTATGAGCCTGTTTGGTAAGTCACCTCTGACATTTTGAACAAGGCATGTATATCATTGATGcttcttcagaggaagaattgCAAAATTTACATCCAACCCAAGTCTTCAAACCTTGAACCCACTCAAATTCCAATCCATTGGCAACAGGCAGGGTCTGTGTCATACCCATGTTTAAACATGTCCAGGAACACACCTAGGCtggcaaaacaacaaaacccccacagTAAAATTGCTCCACACCGCAGCATATTTCACCTTTCTGAATTGTGTCTCCTTTCAAGGTAAAATCTCACCTGTGCTAAAAGAAGCCCACGTGGCAATCCTCCCTTCCAGCCTgtgcaacagctctgcaggctaCGCAGGGCTCATGAACGACAAAGCGCTGTGCGCCGGCGCCTGGGCCGGAGGCACCGACACCTGCCAGGTGAGAGGGGCTGTGCCAGTCCTGCCAGGTGAGAGGGGAGGTGTGCCACACCTGCCAGGTGAGAGGGGAGGTGTGCCAGTCCTGCCAGGTGAGAGGGGAGGTGTGCCAGTCCTGCCAGGTGAGAGGGGAGGtgtgccacagctgccaggtgaGAGGgggtgtgccagccctgccaggtgaGAGGGGAGGTGTGCCACTCCTGCCAGGTGAGAGGGGAGGTGGTGCCACACCTGCCAGGTGAGAAGGGAGGTGGTACCCCACCTATCAGCTGAGAAGGGAGGTGgtgccacagctgcctcagTGGAACTCCCAAGCCAGAGGCTCAGCAGCATCGTGATTTGTAGCATGATTaattaaaacagcagaaatagtAACTGGAAAACATGTCAAATGCAAATAAGCATCATAAAAGGGTTGGGACAGCGATTGCAGAGCAAAAACGTACACAAAGAATTTGGGGATATTGGAGGGATGACAGGAATAGGTGAACAAAGAGGAAGGATAAAGAATGTGACATTTATACTATAAAGGTGTCAGTAAATTATATATGAGACAAAACACTGGACACTGTACCACAGTGTGTGTGAAGCACATGTATGTCTCACCCGTTCCtatgctggagagcagcactggaCATGGATAGGGCTCAGGACTGGACACAGATAAGGCTCAGGGATGTGGTTCAGGGATAGGAAGTTGCTCAGGGATGTGGCATGATTTTCGTTTAAATGCTGAGCAATCACCACCTCTTTCTCGGAAAAGCCAGTCCTCAGGTCCAAAGCACTGGCAgaagctgcagcaccagctgggaCACGGAGACATTACTAATGAAACCCCATAATGTACCCTAAGTGCTTTGTCTGATCCACTTCCTGCTTCTCTCAGCAGTTTTCCCTGAGCAGGTGACACGGCCAAGACACAGGATGTGTGCTCCTCACTGTGTCTCTTGGAGCTCCCACACCGTGCGGACAAATTCCCCAGTTAAGTGAGGAGTGAAGGTTTAGGTTTAGGCATGAAAAGgtgcagagagaaaacagaatctGAGTTAAAAGATACTCAGATTACTTTTAACTCAGTTAACAGAAGcagtgcagggctctgctcagtgcAGTCTTGACCAGAATCAGGAGGGATTTCTCCATGGAAGgagtggtcaggcattggaaggaggtggagtccccatccctgtccaaggaacagctggatgtggGTGACAGCATTCTGGTCcagtgacaaggtggggatcaggTTAGACCTGATGGTCTTGAGGGCCTTTCCAGCCTCAGGGATGCTGATTCTGCCTTCCAGCAAcaccagcctggccttgagtTGTCCATATGCTACTGCCCACACTGAGCACTGAGCTGcttaaaataaatctaaatattAGACTGATTACTGCCCGAAGTGTTTCCTGGAAGGAAACCCTCACATGCTGCTGGTTTTTGTGGTGTTCATTTTAGGGCGACAGCGGGGGCCCCTTGGTGTGTTACCACCCCGACACTGACAAGTATTACCTGATCGGCATCGCCAGCTTCGGGGTGGGCTGCGGCCGCCCCCGCTACCCCGGCATCTACGTGCGCCTGTCCCAGTACAGAAAATGGATCAAAGCAAAACTCCTGCTGATTAACAAGGCTTGGAACCCCCCGAGCACCGCACTCACCGTGCTCCTGGCCCTGGGGCACACAGTGCTCACGCAGATCCTGTAGAGGGGAATCCAGCGTGTCGTCCTCGTGGAGGTCTGTCCTGCCTGGAAAAGCTTGGAGAAACCAGCTCGCTCCTGACTGACAATAAATCCAAGAGCCAAAGGACGTGCACTTACTTTTTAGGAGTCGTGTCTGCCattgtattttttgtttcctgcctCTGATATCCACACTGACAGGAGAGGAAACAGTACCAGCCTCGGCACTAATGAGGAAAATTGAATATAGAAATGTTATGGACTGGAAACACTTTCTTCCCGCcctatttctgtgcttttccagcCATCAGGGGTTAAACACACTCAGTGACGCcaccaggggctggggagggcagatGCTCCCTCTGCCGGGTAAAAACCAGCAGAGCACACTAAGGTTTCAATTAACCACTTAATTAACCAAACTTTACCTGTGGCTCAGCTTATTAAAAAGTAAGAAGGTAAAAAACCCTGCAGAAAGGTAAAAGATGTTCTGCACTCATGATTTTTAGCACTGGCAGGTGTGTACAAGTGCCATTTAATCCACTAAAATCGACTATTATTTATTCCTGGCTGTCATATGACTTGATCCCACACAGGTATTCCCACCTGGTCACCACCACTGCAGATCtaacttcattaaaaataaatagggaCCAGCAGAATTATAATATTTTAGCGACTTTATTTACCAAGATCAAAATTTGCAACCATTAATTGTTTCAACAAATATTTACAATTCATGGAAAGCACGGACTGTTTGGAACCAACCAGCAGAACAGCATCAGCTGCTGCATCTCTTACCCTCAGGAATGAGATTTTACTCTTTAAAATCGAGATTTGAAAGTAAATCCAAACTAAGAACCTCATGATCAGTGCTTAAAGAGCGAACTTGTGTTACTGTTTAATATTCCCATGATGAAAAATCAGCTGTTCTTTCCAACACACTATTTAAGAGTACAAAAATTGACTCCTGGTGTGT
The Ammospiza caudacuta isolate bAmmCau1 chromosome 31, bAmmCau1.pri, whole genome shotgun sequence DNA segment above includes these coding regions:
- the TMPRSS12 gene encoding transmembrane protease serine 12, with the translated sequence MRRARPALPLLLLLLAGPLPAGTAPTDPVDECQQQLAVARSVVSWIVGGHEAPEGAWPWVVSLQVLRGGVRFVHLCGGVLLGRRAVLTAGHCVDGRTDPCSWRAVLGLHNLHKHSRHTARRRIRRIIMHSEFKRETFENDVAVFELRSAVRYSLFIQPVCLAPAALVQPLENSSDCYISGWGRTSEKGKISPVLKEAHVAILPSSLCNSSAGYAGLMNDKALCAGAWAGGTDTCQGDSGGPLVCYHPDTDKYYLIGIASFGVGCGRPRYPGIYVRLSQYRKWIKAKLLLINKAWNPPSTALTVLLALGHTVLTQIL